The region CTGTTGCGGATGATAAATTAGACCTAGTTTCGGTAACAAGTTGTTGTAAGTATCTTTAGCCGTTACTTCGTGATCAAAACGCAGACCAGCAAGCACTTGCCATTGGTCATTAACCGTAACCATATCTTGTACATAGAGACCGTAAGAATCACGCTCTGTAGGATCTTTAACCGAACCATTGCTGTAATGTAAACCGTCTGGTTTTTCTAAAGAATCACCAGGCTTAGCCGTTTGCCCACCAATTTTATGCGTTTGGCCAAGATAGTAATAACCTAGCCAGTTAGCACCAATCAATGTTTGATGTTGCATACCTAATGCATCAAATTCACCGACAAAATCAATAAAGGCAGTATTAAACTCCCAATGATCAAAACGATCGTAACCACTATAAGTAATGTCGCCATTTTTATCTGGAATTGGATTAGTAAAACTTTCAATATCACGACGTTTAAAGTCTTGATTGTTATAACCTAATTTCATATTCCAGTTGTCAGATAATTGTGCCGCAATATCAAAACCAATATTTTCAACATCATTTTCAATCGTTGACCAGTCAGCATCCCAGATAAATTCATCACCACCAACAGGCTTACCATCAACGATATAAGCACCAGAATCAACACTGCCGTTATCATTGGTTTTATCGTAATGCACAGATACAGTTACTTTGTCATTTAAGTCGTAATCAACAAATAGACCACCAACAAAACGTTCTGTCGACGGCGTACTGCCATCGCTGTAGGTACGCCATGAATCGTAGCTCTGTTTTGAAACAACAGCACGCGCACGTAATGTTTGTGCATCATTTAATGAACCACTTACATCTGCAGTGGTACGTGAATCATTGTTAGAGCCTAAGTCTTGACTGATGTTAACTTGGGTTTCGTAAGTTGGTTTTTTAGAAACCATGTTTACTAAGCCACCTGGTGCCGATTTACCGTAAAGTAGGCCTGCAGGACCTTTCAATACTTCAACACGCTCTAGTAATTCAATAGGTTGACGGTAGTGAGACCAATGCTGTTTGCCATCACGTAAGAAACCACTACCACTATCTAATCCAAAACCACGTAATTTAAATGATTCACGGTTACGGCTTACACCGCCAGCAGAAATACTTGAATCATTTTTCAGTACGTCACCTAGTGTGCTTGCTCTTTGCTCATCAATTAGCTGCTCATCAATCACCATTACTTGTCCCGGTGTTTCCAGCTGTGTTGCTTCAACACGCATTGCAGTGCTATTGGTATCAACTTTATAACCATAGTCTCGGCCTACGACTTCCATGTGTTCATCAGTCTCTACCGTTTCAGTAGAATAAGCACTTGGCGCTGCTAACACAGTCGCAATCACGACAGCTAATCGAGTTTTACAAAACATATTCCGTTATCTCCGATTCATTTTCATTAATTTAAATTTCACGCCTACTACAGTAGGTCGACTTGATGAACATAATTCTAATTGATAATCATTACCATTTGCATTAAATTTACATTCTTTGCAATTGAAATGAGGGAAAAGATTAATGAAGCAGAAATAGTGGGGGTTTATTGACCTTTATCGAATAATAAAACAGCTTATTTCACAGTGAAATAAGCTGTTTCCATAAAAGCCTAGTGATAAGTAACCATTATTGGATAGGGAAGCGTAATTTTACCGTGACGCCATTATTTACATTAAGTTCCGCTATCGCTTCGCCGCGCATGATCAGCATTGCTTCCTTTACAATTGCTAGTCCAAGTCCATAACCGCCAGACTGTTTGTTTCTCGCCTGCTCAATGCGTACAAATGGATCAAATACGCGCTCTAGTTGCTGTGGAGGTATGCCAATACCATCATCGCTAACAATGACTTCAACATAATGATCTTGTTGACGTACCATGACGACAATGACGGCATTATCACCCGCATACTTAATAGCATTTTCGAGCACATTTTTGATAGCCCTTAAACATAAGCGGCTATCAGCAAGTACCATGGGGGTGGCATTATCTAATTCAACGGTTAGCAACTGCTGGGGTTTTAAATCCATTTCATTTTGCATGACTTGGATCTGGCACAAGGACTCGACCTGGATTGGCACCAGTTTCACAGATACATTCTCATGCCCCAAACGACCAAACTCTAATATCTCACTCACCAAGTTATTCATTTCAGTCGATTCATTATCTAATCTATCTAACAACCCACTCACTTCTTGTGGACAGCGTTTACGCAACAAGTGCAAGATCAAACTATGCCGTGCTAATGGCGTTCTTAATTCATGGGATACATCTGTGATTAATTTCTTCTGCTTACCAATCAGCAAGGTTATGTGTTCCGCCATATCATCCAGGTCTTGTGCTAGCTGATTAAACTCAGTCACACTATTGCCGACTTGATGCGATGCCCGAATACTAAAGTCCCCCTCAGCTAGACCGCGACTGGCCGCCTGTAAACGATGCAACGGCTGCTGTAAATGCCGCGCCAGTAACAGTGAAAATATAGCGAGCAGAATACTAGTGATCACAAATTGGATCGCGGCAAAGTAATAAGGGAAGTAATGGGCGGGATGTTGCTTATCAGAAAACTGCACTACAAGTTGATAACCAGGTCGTAACGGCAAACCAATAACAGGCTTACTCACATGCTTTTCTAAAATGGTATCGAGTTGACGAATAAAACGCAGTTTAAATTTAAAATGCGGATGCATAACACGGGTACTGACTTCTTCGAAATCATCATTAAGCACAAACAAATAACTCGACTGTGCCGCCTCCCATGCTGCCAATTTGTGACTGTCTATATTGCCTTCGTTGT is a window of Moritella sp. Urea-trap-13 DNA encoding:
- a CDS encoding ATP-binding protein encodes the protein MSKGIVNTARQLFFLGDRQGLAFRLFSYFAITLVLILSLQSIAEMALVRVLLHLPATVKTEMLDLAEQANVLLDSKDNEGNIDSHKLAAWEAAQSSYLFVLNDDFEEVSTRVMHPHFKFKLRFIRQLDTILEKHVSKPVIGLPLRPGYQLVVQFSDKQHPAHYFPYYFAAIQFVITSILLAIFSLLLARHLQQPLHRLQAASRGLAEGDFSIRASHQVGNSVTEFNQLAQDLDDMAEHITLLIGKQKKLITDVSHELRTPLARHSLILHLLRKRCPQEVSGLLDRLDNESTEMNNLVSEILEFGRLGHENVSVKLVPIQVESLCQIQVMQNEMDLKPQQLLTVELDNATPMVLADSRLCLRAIKNVLENAIKYAGDNAVIVVMVRQQDHYVEVIVSDDGIGIPPQQLERVFDPFVRIEQARNKQSGGYGLGLAIVKEAMLIMRGEAIAELNVNNGVTVKLRFPIQ
- a CDS encoding TonB-dependent siderophore receptor, whose amino-acid sequence is MFCKTRLAVVIATVLAAPSAYSTETVETDEHMEVVGRDYGYKVDTNSTAMRVEATQLETPGQVMVIDEQLIDEQRASTLGDVLKNDSSISAGGVSRNRESFKLRGFGLDSGSGFLRDGKQHWSHYRQPIELLERVEVLKGPAGLLYGKSAPGGLVNMVSKKPTYETQVNISQDLGSNNDSRTTADVSGSLNDAQTLRARAVVSKQSYDSWRTYSDGSTPSTERFVGGLFVDYDLNDKVTVSVHYDKTNDNGSVDSGAYIVDGKPVGGDEFIWDADWSTIENDVENIGFDIAAQLSDNWNMKLGYNNQDFKRRDIESFTNPIPDKNGDITYSGYDRFDHWEFNTAFIDFVGEFDALGMQHQTLIGANWLGYYYLGQTHKIGGQTAKPGDSLEKPDGLHYSNGSVKDPTERDSYGLYVQDMVTVNDQWQVLAGLRFDHEVTAKDTYNNLLPKLGLIYHPQQNGSIYATYSESFEPKDAIDSINDINNGKELDPVKGKLYELGSKWELMDKQLFVSGAVFDITQENIVISQKIGTTSQTETTQAGKQVHRGAEFSAMGYVTEAVSLSGSMTYLDAEIHDAFDTAIDGNRPADVPEFSASVWSRYSFANNTDVNLGAIYVGERFGDEKNTYKKDAYTRFDTGIAHTINYDKDMDLVLRFNIENLFDTDYLAGGSQTKTIVGEGRNYMASIQLRY